From Oscillatoria sp. FACHB-1407:
CATTACGGATACTCTAGGCAAAATCCATGCGGCTCATGTCATCCACAAAGATATTAATCCTGACAACATTGTCTTTAATCCGAAGACTGGCGTTATCAAAATCATTGATTTTGGCATTGCCACTCGCTTCAGTCGCACCAAGCCCACATTCAAAAGTCTCCATCTTCTAGAAGGAACCCCCGCATACCTGTCGCCAGAGCAAACCGGGCGAATGAACCGGATGCTCGACTATCGCACTGATTTCTACTCACTGGGCGTAACCTTCTACCAACTGTTGACGGGACAATTGCCGTTTCCTACCAGTGATCTCCTGGAACTAGTCCACTGCCACATTGCTAGACCGCCGACTCCTCCACACGAAGTTAGGGGTATGGGGTGTGGGGTGTGGGGCGTGGGGACAGATGATGCATTACACCCTACACCCTACACCCCACACCCGATCCACACAATTCCTAAAGCAGTTTCCGACATTGTGATGAAACTGATGGCGAAGAATGCGGAGGATCGCTATCAAAGTGCCTGGGGCATTAAAGCAGATTTAGAACGCTGCGCTCAACAACTAGCAGAAATGGGTCAGATTAACACCCTATCGTTGGGACTGCAAGATATTTCCGAGCAGTTCCATATTCCTCAAAAACTGTATGGGCGAGAAGCGGAGATCGAAGCATTATTGGCTGCGTTTGAGCAAGTGGCAGGAGGTAAAGGGCTAGAGGAGTGGAAGAGTAGAGGAGTAGAAAGCAATCCCACACCCCACACCCCACCACCCCACCACCCTACACCCTCATGCAGCCAAATGATGCTGGTCTCCGGTTATGCTGGCATCGGCAAAACAGCATTGGTACAGGAACTCTTTAAACCGATCACCGCAAAGAATGGCTACTTTATCTGGGGTAAATTTGACCAATTCCGGCGCAATATTCCCTACAGCGCGATCGTCGATGCCCTGCAAAAATTGGTGCAGCAACTATTGGGTGAACCTAATGAACAGGTGGAAGTGTGGCGATCGCTTCTGCTCACAGCTCTGGGAAGCAACGGACAAATTATCATAGATGTCATTCCCGAAGTTGAGTTAATTATTGGCAAGCAGCCCCCTGTGCCTGAAGTTGGAGCAACAGAAGCACAGAATCGCTTCAATCTCACGTTTCAAAAATTCGTGCGGGCATTTTGTGCAAAAGAGCATCCCCTGGTCATTTTCTTAGACGATCTACAGTGGATCGATTCTGCGACGTTGAAGTTAATCGAACTCATCTTACTTGACGAGCAAACTCAATCTCTGTTTTTGATCGGAGCCTACCGAGATAACGAACTGACTCCAATGCATCCGTTGGTCTTAACGCTAGAGAGCCTGCGAAACCAGGGAGCAGTATTTCAGGAAATCATCCTGACCCCCTTAACGCTGGAACCGTTGACTCAACTGGTGGCTGAGACATTACATCGCAATCCTGATGCAGTTCGTTCCCTAGCCCAAGCTGTGTCACGTAAAACCGAGGGCAACCCTTTCTTTGTTGGTGAATTTTTGAAGCTGCTGCATAGCGAAAATCTGTTGACCTTTGATGCCCCTCAATCCCCCCTTACCAAGGGGGGAAGTAAAGGGGGGTGGCAGTGGAACCTGGCAGAGATTGAAGCTCAAGATATCACCGATAATGTGGTGGAGTTGCTGCTGCGTCAGTTGCAGAAATTGCCGGAAGCAACACAGCAAGTTCTCTCCATCGCGGCTTGTGTTGGGGCTGAGTTTGATTTAGAAACGTTGGCCATCATTTGCGAAAAATCACCGAAAGCAATTTTCCAGGATCTACTAGCAGCAATACAAGCGGGATTAATTCAACCGCTGTCTGAATTGGACGAAGACTTGTTGGTTCAAGAGTATAAGTTTCTGCACGATCGCGTTCAGCAAGCGGCTTATGCTTTGATTGATGAATCGCAGAAACAAGTGGTTCATCTTCAAATCGGTCGCAATTTGCTCGAAAAAACTTCACCAGAACAACGATCTGATCGGTTGTTTGAAATCATCGATCATCTCAATCAAGGACTTGAGCTAGTCACTGCTCGGTCAGAACGAACTGAAATTGCCAGATTGAACTTAATGGCAGGTCAGAAAGCAAAGGCAGCAACGGCTTATGAAGCAGCACTTCAGTATTTCAATACAGGGCTTAAACTGCTTGATGGGGAAAGTTGGCAGCGTGAGTATGACCTAACTTTGGTGTTGCATTCAGAGGCCGCAGAGGCCGCCTACCTCAGCGGTCACTTTGACGAAATGGAGCGGCTTGCAGAAGCAGTGCTTAACTGTGCGAAGACGACGCTCGATACCGTGAAAGTTTACGATAGCAGGATTCAAGCATGGCTGTCGCGGGGAGAACCTAAAGAAGCCCTGAAAACTGGCTTGGAAGTGCTGCAACGATTGGGAATTCGTTTAGTGCAAGCTCCAAGTCAGTTAGATGTTCAAGCAGGATTAGAGGAAACCGCTTCACGATTGTCTGGGCGGGAAATCGAAGATTTGATTGATTTGCCAGAGATGACTGAACCTGTGCCACTGGCAGCAGTCTACATTTTAGCAGGCATATATACTCCGGCTTTTATTTCGACACCCGCTCTGATGGTGCTGATTATATGCAAGATAGTGAATTTATCGATCGCCCATGGAAACGCGATCTGGTCGCTGCTTGGTTATGTTGGCTATGGCATGATCCTCTGTGGCGTTGAACAAGACTTTGAACTGGGCTATCGATTTGGCAAATTATCCTTAAATTTAGCGAAACAATCAAATAACAAGAGAGGTAATTGCAAAGCATTGATGATGGTGAGTTTCCATATCATTCTCTGGAAAGATCACCTTAAAGAAACATTCCCTGGCTTTGCTGAAGCCTGGCAAAGCGGTATAGAAAGTGGAGAGTTTGAATTTGCGGGTTATTCTGCAATTGGCCTATGTTATTACCCCTTTTATGCAGGACAAGAACTGACAGAACTGGAACAACAAACCGCGATTTATCGGAAAGCCACCCATCAAATTAGACGAGAGACTCCTGCCACCTGGCTGGCAATGTTGCAACAAACGATCCTGAACCTGCGAGGTCAATCTGAAACCCCAAGTCGCTTAGTGGGTGGTCTCTACGACGAAGAGCAAGCACTGTCATGGACGATCGCGGCAAAGGATGGAACTGGCCTTCACTTCTTTTACTTAAATAAGCTGATTTTATGCTACCTGTTCGGAGAGTATGAGCAAGCTGCAAAAACGGCTACTTTGGCAGAACCGTATTTAAACACAGCCACAGGATTAATGTCTGTTGCTGTATTTCGTTTCTATGACTCCCTAATCGTTCTGAGCGTGTTGGCAAATGCTGCAAACTCTGAAAAAGCATCCTGGTTGAATCGCGTTAATGCCAATCAAGAGAAGATGCAGAAATGGGCATACCACGCCCCCATGAATTTTTTGCATAAATACCATTTAATCGAGGCAGAGAAAGCGCGAGTCTTAGGGCAATTTCTTGAGGCTGAAGAGTTTTATGAACGGGCGATTGCAGGTGCTGCTGAACATGAGTATATCCAGGAAGAAGCATTAGCCTATGAATTAGCGGCTAAACATTATCTGGCGCGAGGTCGAGAGAAAATTGCTCAGACCTACATGAAAGAGGCGCACTATTGCTACGATCGCTGGGGCGCAACCGCTAAAGTTGAAGACTTAGAAAACCGCTATCCACAGTTCTTTTCTCAATCATCTAGAGTCGCTTCCACATCAATTCCTATTACTGCTGAAACTATCACTCATCCCTTCCATACGGCTTTCGATTTAGCAGCCGTGATGAAAGCTTCGCAGGCGATTTCTCGTGAAATTGAACTGAAGCAATTGCTGAGATTACTGATGCAAATTTTAATTGAGAATGCTGGTGCACAAACCGGATATCTGATTTTAGAAAACTCAGGAGAATGGTCGATTGAAGCGGCTTGTGAACTCAATGGTGATGAGAATACTTGTGCAACTCAGGTGTTACAGTCTATTCCAATTGCCAATCAATTACCAGAATCAATCATTCAATACGTGATTCGGACTCTGAAGCCTGTCACCTTAAATGATGCGACTCGTGAAGGTGCTTTTATTAATGAGTCATACATTCAACAGAACCAGCCTCAATCTATTTTCTGTTTGCCACTGCTAAATCAAGCCAAGCTGGTCGGTGTATTGTATTTAGAAAATCGGTTAGCAACTGGAGTGTTTACACCAGAGCGATCGCAGGTCTTGCAGCTATTATCGACTCAAGCCGCGATCGCCATCGAAAATGCCAACCTTTACTCAGAGCTACAGGCTAAGGAAAGCAAGATCACTCAGTTCCTTGAAGCGATTCCGGTGGGAATTGCGATCGTAGATGCGACGGGTTGTCCTTACTATGCCAACCAATGCGGCAATCAACTCCTGGGCAAAGAAACTGATACTTCCATAGCACCGGAGCAGATCTCAGAGGCTTATCAGCTTTATGTAGCGGGAACGGATCAAATCTATCCAGCGGAGAGGTTGCCTACAGTGCAGGCATTAAGGGGCGAACGCATCAGGACTGAAGATATAGAAATTCGTCGGGATCATGTCTCAATTCTAATTGAGGCACGGGGAACACCCGTTTTTGATCAACAGGGCAACATCACTTATGCGATCGCTACCTTTCAGGACATTACAGAGCGCAAACAAGCCGAGAAACTCCTGGCTGACTACAACTGCACTTTAGAGCAACAGGTCGCAGAACGAACTGCTGCGTTACGACAAAGTGAAGCCAAGTTCCGAGCTATCTTTGAAAACTCGCAGGTCGGCATCGTCCGAGTCTGCATCTCGGATGGATTAATTCTCAATGCCAATCAACGCTTTGCCAATCTGTTTGGCTTTGACTCACCAGAGGAGATGATTGGACTTGAAAGCACCACAAGCTATTATGTCAATCCCAGCGATCGCCAACAAGCCGTTGAGTTGCTGAAACAGGATGGGGAAGTGCGAAGCTATGAAGTACAACTGCGAAAACGAGATGGGACAGTGTTCTGGGGACTTTTCTCTTCCTATCTGAATGCAGCCGATGGATATATCGATGGCGTGCTTGCGGATATTAGCGATCGCAAACAGGCAGAAGTTGCTCTACGAATAAGTGAAGAACGACTACGCTTGGCATTAACCGCGTCAAATCAAGGACTCTACGATCTCAATATCAAAACTGAAGAAGTCGTGGTTAACCCAGAATACGCTTTAATGCTGGGCTACGATCCAGCAACATTTCATGTGACCAAATCTAGTTGGATTGAGAGTTTGCATCCTGACGATAGAGAATCAGTGCTTGCAGTTTACCATGCTTGTATTACTGGAGAAGTCCCCACCTATCAAGCAGAGTATCGCCATCGTACCCAGGATGGTCAGTGGAAATGGATTCTTGCTGTCGGCAAAATTGTTACCTGGAATGAATTTGGTGAACCCATCCGAGCGTTGGGAGTTGTTACGGATATCGACGATCGCAAACAGGCAGAAGCCGCTTCAATTGTAGAAGAACGCAACCGCATGGCACGCGAAATTCACGACACACTCGCTCAAGCGTTTACAGGCATTCTGGCTCAGGTAGGTGCGGCAAACCAGGTGCTAACAGATGATTTAGAAGCAACTGGGGCACATCTAGACCTGATCAAAGAATTGGCGCGAACTGGACTGATTGAAGCACGGCGATCGGTCGTTGCACTTCGTCCTCAGCTTCTAGAGGAGGGCAGTTTACAGAGTGCTCTCCATCGTCTCATCGCTCAAATCAGAACTGCTGCAATGGATACCACTTTATACTATGAGATCGAGGGGACAGTGTATGCTCTCCCCACTGAAGTCGAGAATAACCTACTCCGGATTGGGCAGGAAGCCTTAACTAATGCGATTAAACATGCCAATGCTGACGAAATTCGAGTTGAGTTAGCCTACGATCGCGACCAGGTTTGCTTGCGCGTGAAAGACAATGGACAGGGTTTTGGAGTTGGAAGTATTCCATCCTCTAAGGGATTTGGCTTACTCGGCATGAGCGAACGGGCAGAGCGCATCGGCGCACAACTCACGATTCGGAGTCAACCTGGGCAGGGAACGGAGATTGTGGTAGTGGTTGGGGTGTGAGGGTGTGAGGGTGTGGGGTGTAGAGGGTTAATGACTATCCATAACCCTTTGAAGGCTTTGGCGGAGTCGAGTAAGTAAGCGTCCTGCACTTTCACACAAACTCATCAGTTTGGTGATGTCATTCAGGTAATTCAAATCATGGGCGAGGAGAAGCAACGTTTCTAATTCTTTAAGACTTCCATTGGCAACACCAAGGAACTGAACGTATTCCTTACGATGATTCCGTCCGTAGCCCTCAGCAATATTTGCAGGCACAGAGACGCTGGCTCTGCGAATCTGAGATGTTAATCCATAGATTTCATGCTTTGGCATACCTTCTGTTATTTGATATACCTCACGCGCCAGTTGCATTGATATCTTCCAGACCTCCAAATCACGGTAACTTTCCAGCTTACCCATATCCCACATCCCTCATCTCTTCTACCCCACCCACCCTAACACCCCATGCTTCCCACACCCCACACCCCACACCCCACACCCCCAATTCGGGTTCTAATTGCAGACGACCACGCCATTTTTCGGCAAGGATTAGCCACAATTATTAACCGTGACCCAGAGATGCAGGTAATTGCCCAAGCCGAAAATGGGGAACAGGCGATCGCGCTATTTGAGGAACATCAACCGGATGTCACGCTCATGGATCTCCGCATGCCTGAATTAGAGGGAGTTGCTGCCATCGGTGCAATTTGTGCTGCTGCTAAATCGGCTCGGATTATTGTACTGACCACCTATGATAGTGACGAAGATATCTATCGGGGATTGCAGGCAGGCGCAAAAGGATACCTGTTGAAAGAAACTGAACCAGACGAGCTTCTAAACGCCATTCGCACCGTTCATCGGGGGCAGCAATATATTCCACCTGATGTGGGCGCAAAGTTAGCGCAGCATCTCAGTAATCCAGAACTGAGTGAACGAGAACTAGAAGTCCTCCGCTCACTGGCGCAAGGAATGAGTAATGCTGAGATTGCGGCGGCTTTGAGTATTGGTGAAGGCACGGTTAAATCTCACGTTAATCGGATTTTGAATAAGTTAGATGTGGGCGATCGCACCCAAGCTGTGATTGTTGCCGTTAAACGCGGCATTGTCAGTTTGTAGGGTGTACTTTCGATCGAATTCGGATTCTAACTTAAGTTAGAGCCAGCCTTATACGTTGCGATCGCATCGTTACTCTATCAATTTGTACCGTAAAAGAGTTAACTCACTGTAGACGACGGCTTGAAAGCGATCTCCTATATTGAATTTATGCAAACAAAGATGCAGTCAATGGATTGAGCAAGTAATTGCAAGATTCCCTTGATGCAGACGTAGAAAAATGAACGAAGATCGTAACCACAGTTCCTTACTTGTACCACCTTCAACTCAAGATCATATTCAAGGTGTGCTGAGTGCCAAGGTAGTGCTGGTGATGTATGGAGACTATCAATGCTTTAGAAGTGCAGACGTTTACAAGCTGATTCAAGGGATCAGACGAGAACTGAGTGCTGCTTTGGGAGAGGATGATTTATGTTTGATCTTCCGTCACTTTCCGCAAACACAGATTCATCCTCATGCTCAACGGGCAGCCCAAGCTGCCGAAGCCGTCGCTGCCCAAGGACAGTTTTGGTCGATGCACGATACTTTACTTGCCCATCAACAAAATCTGGAGAATGGTTATCTTGTTGAGTACGCTAATGATTTAGGGCTTGATATTCCTCAGTTTCTCAAAGACTTGCCCAAACAAGTGCATATCGGTCGGATCAATGAAGATATCGAAGGCGGAATAGAGAGTGGAGTAACGACTACCCCAGCCCTGTTTATCAATGGAATTCGGTATACCGGACGCTGGAACACGACGGAGTTGATGACAGCCATTGTTGCTGCAAGTCATTAAGTTCCCCGATCTTTGCTCTCAATTCATATCTGACTTGTCTGTGTTATCGCCTTCGGTGCTACTGGAGCAAAAGTCGTGTTCTCCGGTAGACGCGACGCAGAAGGTGAAAAAAACGCCCAACTGATTCGTGAAACAGACGCTGAATGCTTATACGTCCATTGAAACAAGTTCACTAACATCACAAGAATCTGGAAGCAGTCAAGCATTGGAACTCAAGACACTTTAGATAGATAAAACCAGGAGTATTTAATCATGGTCAAAGAGCAAACTGTAGACGGACAAGCAAATTTACAAGCAACTACCAACTTGACAGCCCAGGAGTCTTTGCAAGCACTTTGGGAAGAGCATTTACAGTACGAGTTTGGCACTCACAGTACTGAAGATGCCCTCGCTACGATGGTTGAAGATGCTTACGTTAACCACATCCCTGTAATGACTGGGGGAGTTGGGAAACCAGCACTGCGCGAGTTTTATTCCAAATACCTCATTCCACAGATGCCGCCAGATATGGAGTTGACCCTAATCTCGCGCACGATCGGAACCGATCAACTCGTGGATGAAATGGTGGCTAAGTTTACTCATACTGTTTGGATGGAATGGATATTACCCGGCGTTGCTCCCACTGGAAAACGGGTGGAAGTGCCAGTAGTAGCGATCGTCCAGTTCCGTGACGGCAAAATAGCCCACGAACACATTTACTGGGATCAGGCAAGTGTATTGGTTCAAGTCGGCTTGCTCGATCCGGGTACACTTCCCGTCGTGGGCGTTGACAGTGCGCGTAAGGTAATCGATCCCAACTTACCTTCAAACACACTAATCGATCGCGTTTTGACGTAAGTAACATAACCATTCACAACAAGAGGTCACTATCATGATGCTTAAAGACAAGGTTGCTTTAGTCACTGGTGGTACATCGGGCATTGGTCGTGCAACCGCGATCGCTTATGCCCAACAACAAGCCAAGGTGGTGGTGGTGGGTCGCCGAATGGATGAAGGTGAAGAAACGGTTCGATTAATCAAGGAAGCTGACGGAGAGGCGATTTTTGTGCAAGCCGATGTCACGAAAGAAGCCGATGTCAAAGCAATGGTTGATAAAACGGTTAACGTTTTTGGTCGGTTGGATATTGCCTTTAATAATGCAGGAATGGGCAGCGAAAATCCCTCATTGATTGAGCAAACAGAAGCGGAATACGATCGCACGATGAACGTCAATGTCAAGGGCGTTTGGTTGTCGATGAAATATGAAATCGCTCAGATGTTGAAACAGGGAAATGGTGCAATCGTCAATATGGCATCTGTGGTTGGAGTCGTTGCACTGCCTAACATACTCCTCTACACCGCGAGTAAACATGCGGTGGTAGGCTTAACCAAAGCGGCTGCACTCCAATATGCCAAAGCGGGGATTCGCATCAATGTCGTTGCACCAGGGGCAATCCAAACAGATATGTTTGAAGCAGTTACAGATGAAGCCAAAGCTTACTTGACAGGACTTCACCCGATCGGACGAGTTGGAACACCGCTTGAAGTTGCAAATGCAGTTCTGTTTTTATCATCTGACCTGGCATCGTTCACAACAGGTGAAACGTTGATGGTAGATGGCGGTTATGTAGCACAGTAGCCGAGCGGCAATGCAAAATATTGCAGTGCTCGAATGTGCGATGGCTAGCTTTTGCCTGTTTTGTTAAGCAAATTGCCAATCTTTGAACCATGCTAACAATTACAACGCCAACCCTTGAAGCCAAGTGCAAAGGCTTAACGCACACCCAATTGCAGCAAGTACTCAACTACATTTGTACTCACCTTGATCGAGATTTATCACTGACTGAGCTTGCAGAAGTGATCAATATTAGCCCGACTTACTTTGCGAGTTTGTTTAAGCAAACAATGGGAATTTCTCCCCGTCAGTATGTGATTCAACAGCGCGTGGAACAAGCAAAGTTGATGCTATCAAAAACAGATTTGGCGATCGCAGACATTGCTCTACAAGTAGGCTTCTCCAGTCAAAGCCATTTGACGCAGCACATCAAGCGATTCACAGGAAAGACCCCCAAGCAGATTCGCTAGCACCATAAGAATCTGAAAGAAATCGAGTCTTGGAACTCATTACATTGAAGTTAAGTTAGGCAAGAGTCTGAAGCAGCAACACAATTAAGATTGTATCTTCGTCCACAACGTCAACTAAAAATGGATTGTAAAAAATGAGTATTCAGCAATTAATTACGCCTGAAAAGCACGACTTAGGTGGGTTTAGCGTACAGCGCATCTTACCAAGTGAAACCCTAAAAATGGTTGGACCTTTCATCTTCTTTGATCACTTAGGCCCAGCTGGTTTCCCGGCTGGAAAAGGCGTTGATGTTAGACCCCATCCACACATCAATTTAGCGACGGTTACCTATTTGTTTGAAGGAAGCCTGTTGCATAGAGATAGTCTAGGTACAGTACAAGAGATTTTTCCGGGCGATGTGAACTGGATGACCGCGGGCAAAGGTATTGTTCATTCTGAGCGATCGCCCAAGAGCTTTAGAGAGAAAGAATCTACTCTTCACGGCATTCAGACCTGGATTGCTCTCCCCGAAACCGCTGAAGAAGTTGAACCCAGCTTTTCACATTATCCGGCGACTGATTTACCGAGGTGGACTCAAACAGGCACCAGCGCGACCTTGATCGCCGGTAGCTATCAGTCTCACCAATCACCCGTTAAAACCTACTCTGCTACTCTTTACCTATCGCTCATTTTCACGGAGGGTAGTCAATTTCAGCTAGTGCCAATAGAAGGTTTAGAAAGGGCCGTTTATAGCGTCACATCCGGCCTATTCTTAAATGGAAAGCCCTTAGAGCCATATCGTCTAGCCGTTTTAACGCCGGATGAATCAGTAAATATCAGTGCGGGGGCTGAGGCAAAAGCAATGATTATCGGCGGGGCACCAGTGGGCGATCGCACCAAGTACTGGAACTTTGTGTCGAGCCGCTCAGCGCGTATTGAGCAGGCAAAACGAGATTGGCAAGACCTCCGCTTCCCGGCGGTTCCCGGTGAAACTGAGTTCATTCCACTCCCTGATCATTCAGATCACGGTAGTAGCCCAATCCCTCTGAGTTGAAGATAGTTAAGCGTTTTTGCTGAGTGAGAGAACAGCCGCTTAACTCGTACAGCAAGACTTTCTACTGTTTTGGATTAAGCCCTGTAGGTTGGGTTGAGGTCACGAAACCCAACGCCGACAATAGCCCTGTAGGTTGGGTTGAGGTCACGAAACCCAACGCCGACAATAGTTTTGTTGGGTTACGCTATCGCTAACCCAACCTACGGCAGAATCAAGGTTTCGAGAGTTTTGTCAGTCAAGCAGTTTGGATTAAGTCTATTTCATTCGCAAAACGCTTGGGAAATAATATGGAAGTTGGAATTGACAGTTTTGCCTCGGTTGGAACGAGTGAAAACGGTGAAACGGCGGATGCCACGCAGTCTGTCGCCGAACTGCTGGAGAGAATAGAGCAGGCGGATCGTTCCGGCTTGGATATCTTCGGTATTGGCGAGCATCATCGGCATGAATTTTTAGATTCGGCAAACGCGGTTATTCTCGCCGCTGCCGCCGCACGCACCGAGCGCATTCGTCTGACCAGCGCAGTTACGGTGCTGAGCGCGGCTGACCCGGTGCGTGTGTTTCAACAATTCGCCACGCTCGATTTGATTTCAAAAGGTCGTGCCGAAATGGTTGTCGGGCGCGGCTCGTTCACCGAAGCCTTTCCGCTATTTGGATTTAGTCTCGGCGATTACGACGAGATTTTCGCTGAAAAGCTCGAACTCTTGCTCAAAATTCGGGACAATGAAACCGTCAATTGGTCGGGCAAATTTCGCCCCGCACTGGAAAACCAGGCGATTTATCCGCGTCCGCTGCAAAAGCCGTTTCCCATCTGGATCGGGGTCGGTGGTACGCCGCAATCTTTCCTCCGCGCCGGAATGCTTGGACTGCCGCTCGTGGTCGCCATTATCGGCGGCGAAACGCATCGCTTTCGCTCGCTCGTAGATTTATACCGCGATGCCGGAGCGCGCGCCGGACATGCGCCCGAAGCATTGAAAGTTTCATTGCATTCAATCGGTTATGTCGCCGACACGACCGAACAAGCCGTTGAAGAGTTCTTTCCGGGCTACGCCGAAACCTTCACTAAAATCGGCAGAGAGAGAGGCTGGCCGCCCGTGACGCGTGCCGCTTTTGACGCGCAGCGCGGCGCAACCGGCGCATTACTGGTCGGCAGTCCCGAAGAAGTGGCGGAGAAAATCCGCCGTCACAGTGAATCGCTCGGCGGCATTTCGAGAGTAACGTTCCAAATGGACAACGCGCAGATGAACCACGCCCAACTGATGCGCTCCATTGAATTGATTGGAAAGCGAATGTCGCCTCTCTTGAACGATTAAACCGTGCGGGCAGGGTTCAACTCAAGCTTCGACAGGATAACACTAGCTCCATACGCCTGTTAGCGACATTAGAACAGACGTGAGACTGACGCCGCTTTTCAGCATAGGCATCACTACGGCGATCGCCATTTAACTCAGCGTTAGGAACATCACGCCAATCGCATCCGGTAGGTTCAGCAGCAGCCGTTGGTTTCTCCAATCAAAGCCACTTAATCCAACCGTTTAAGTGCCTGACTGGAATGACCCCAAAACAGATTCGCTAATTCGATCACGCACGAGTCAAGGAGACAACGATGAAGTTTAAAGCAATCAAAGGACGTCAGGGAAGCAGCATGGAAGCGAAAGACGCGACTTACGTGGAGGCTGCCGGGTGGGGTAAGTATCGGTGGTGGCGGTATCTTCTAGGATTAGTCGTCATCTTCTTTGTGGGGCTGGTGGTCGGCGGCATCGCCATCCCCCACATCGCGTTCCTGTTCGGCGGTCAGGAGTGGCTTGCGGCGGTCAATCGGCTGGATTACGCCGCGCTCGGCCCCGTGGGGGGCTTCGTTGCGGTCACGGCAATTTTTTCGTTCTTCCTCGCGGGAATCTTGATCGCCGTCACCCTCGTTCACCGTCGTCATCCCCGGACGCTGGTCACAGCACGGGAGCGGATAAGTTGGCGGCGTGTCGGTCACGGATTTGTGGCGTGGTTCGTGCCATTCTGGCTGATCGCTGGGTTGGGACAGTACTTCTTCTATCCCGACACCTTCTCTTTTAACGTTGACTTTGACTTTGCAACATTCGCGCTCTTCGTCCCGATCGCACTGATTTTCACTGCGATCCAGACCACCACCGAGGAGCTTTTCTTTCGCGGATACATTGTGCAGGGCGCGAGTATTGTTTGGTCTAACCGCGTCTTTCTGGCACTGGTGCCAGCCACGATCTTCGCCCTGGCGCACCTCTTCAACCCGGAGGCGAGCGCGGGCGGCTGGCTTACGG
This genomic window contains:
- a CDS encoding ester cyclase, which gives rise to MVKEQTVDGQANLQATTNLTAQESLQALWEEHLQYEFGTHSTEDALATMVEDAYVNHIPVMTGGVGKPALREFYSKYLIPQMPPDMELTLISRTIGTDQLVDEMVAKFTHTVWMEWILPGVAPTGKRVEVPVVAIVQFRDGKIAHEHIYWDQASVLVQVGLLDPGTLPVVGVDSARKVIDPNLPSNTLIDRVLT
- a CDS encoding SDR family oxidoreductase; protein product: MMLKDKVALVTGGTSGIGRATAIAYAQQQAKVVVVGRRMDEGEETVRLIKEADGEAIFVQADVTKEADVKAMVDKTVNVFGRLDIAFNNAGMGSENPSLIEQTEAEYDRTMNVNVKGVWLSMKYEIAQMLKQGNGAIVNMASVVGVVALPNILLYTASKHAVVGLTKAAALQYAKAGIRINVVAPGAIQTDMFEAVTDEAKAYLTGLHPIGRVGTPLEVANAVLFLSSDLASFTTGETLMVDGGYVAQ
- a CDS encoding pirin family protein, giving the protein MSIQQLITPEKHDLGGFSVQRILPSETLKMVGPFIFFDHLGPAGFPAGKGVDVRPHPHINLATVTYLFEGSLLHRDSLGTVQEIFPGDVNWMTAGKGIVHSERSPKSFREKESTLHGIQTWIALPETAEEVEPSFSHYPATDLPRWTQTGTSATLIAGSYQSHQSPVKTYSATLYLSLIFTEGSQFQLVPIEGLERAVYSVTSGLFLNGKPLEPYRLAVLTPDESVNISAGAEAKAMIIGGAPVGDRTKYWNFVSSRSARIEQAKRDWQDLRFPAVPGETEFIPLPDHSDHGSSPIPLS
- a CDS encoding CPBP family intramembrane glutamic endopeptidase; amino-acid sequence: MKFKAIKGRQGSSMEAKDATYVEAAGWGKYRWWRYLLGLVVIFFVGLVVGGIAIPHIAFLFGGQEWLAAVNRLDYAALGPVGGFVAVTAIFSFFLAGILIAVTLVHRRHPRTLVTARERISWRRVGHGFVAWFVPFWLIAGLGQYFFYPDTFSFNVDFDFATFALFVPIALIFTAIQTTTEELFFRGYIVQGASIVWSNRVFLALVPATIFALAHLFNPEASAGGWLTVFFNYFLVPGLLWTVVSLIDGTTELAIGVHFAHNIGGNLLIGVAGNAVNAPTLFTISKFHATYTALSMLVVVPVFLAIAYKVFKRDEVSKPVDS
- a CDS encoding DsbA family protein, with translation MNEDRNHSSLLVPPSTQDHIQGVLSAKVVLVMYGDYQCFRSADVYKLIQGIRRELSAALGEDDLCLIFRHFPQTQIHPHAQRAAQAAEAVAAQGQFWSMHDTLLAHQQNLENGYLVEYANDLGLDIPQFLKDLPKQVHIGRINEDIEGGIESGVTTTPALFINGIRYTGRWNTTELMTAIVAASH
- a CDS encoding LLM class flavin-dependent oxidoreductase; its protein translation is MEVGIDSFASVGTSENGETADATQSVAELLERIEQADRSGLDIFGIGEHHRHEFLDSANAVILAAAAARTERIRLTSAVTVLSAADPVRVFQQFATLDLISKGRAEMVVGRGSFTEAFPLFGFSLGDYDEIFAEKLELLLKIRDNETVNWSGKFRPALENQAIYPRPLQKPFPIWIGVGGTPQSFLRAGMLGLPLVVAIIGGETHRFRSLVDLYRDAGARAGHAPEALKVSLHSIGYVADTTEQAVEEFFPGYAETFTKIGRERGWPPVTRAAFDAQRGATGALLVGSPEEVAEKIRRHSESLGGISRVTFQMDNAQMNHAQLMRSIELIGKRMSPLLND
- a CDS encoding helix-turn-helix domain-containing protein, whose product is MLTITTPTLEAKCKGLTHTQLQQVLNYICTHLDRDLSLTELAEVINISPTYFASLFKQTMGISPRQYVIQQRVEQAKLMLSKTDLAIADIALQVGFSSQSHLTQHIKRFTGKTPKQIR